A region of Mauremys mutica isolate MM-2020 ecotype Southern chromosome 2, ASM2049712v1, whole genome shotgun sequence DNA encodes the following proteins:
- the LOC123362591 gene encoding 40S ribosomal protein S14-like, with the protein MAMRKGKEKKEEQIISLGPQVAEGENVFGVCHIFASFNDTFVHVTDLSGKETICRVTGGMKVKADKDESSPYAAMLAAQDVAQRCKELGITALHIKL; encoded by the coding sequence ATGGCAATGCGTAAGGGTAAGGAGAAGAAGGAAGAGCAGATCATCAGCTTGGGACCGCAGGTTGCCGAAGGGGAAAATGTGTTTGGCGTCTGCCATATCTTCGCTTCCTTCAATGACACTTTTGTCCATGTAACTGATCTCTCTGGCAAGGAAACCATCTGCCGAGTGACTGGTGGTATGAAGGTGAAGGCCGACAAAGACGAGTCTTCGCCCTATGCTGCTATGTTGGCAGCCCAGGATGTTGCCCAGCGGTGCAAGGAGCTGGGCATCACTGCGCTTCACATCAAGCTGTGA